In one Poecilia reticulata strain Guanapo linkage group LG8, Guppy_female_1.0+MT, whole genome shotgun sequence genomic region, the following are encoded:
- the pmm1 gene encoding phosphomannomutase 1: MSKCVKVTTFTFSLILCVFSLXVIHKFDYVFAENGTVQYKDGKLFSKHAIQNHLGEELLQDLINFCLRYMGLIKLPKKRGTFIEFRNGMINISPIGRSCTLEERIEFSEIDKREKIREKFVAALKKEFAGKGLRFTKGERIERGESCSRRLGXLSASMQEGGQKGKQNILFLATLCQEGRRSCFQGGNDYEIFNDPRTIGFTVYSPENTARLCRELFFDSSPRLIAIPPAKNSTELDGSRNIERRLLMKC, translated from the exons ATGTCCAAGTGTGTTAAAG TTACRACGTTCACATTTAGcctcattttgtgtgttttctctctttYAGTGATTCACAAGTTTGACTATGTGTTTGCTGAGAACGGGACAGTTCAGTATAAAGACGGRAAACTCTTCTCAAAGCAC GCGATCCAGAACCATCTGggagaggagctgctgcaggatctGATCAACTTCTGCCTGCGGTACATGGGGCTCATTAAGCTGCCAAAGAAAAG GGGAACGTTTATCGAGTTCAGGAACGGGATGATCAACATTTCGCCCATCGGTCGCAGCTGCACCCTGGAGGAGAGGATCGAATTTTCAGAAATAGACAAG AGGGAGAAGATCCGGGAGAAATTTGTTGCTGCCCTRAAAAAGGAGTTTGCTGGAAAGGGGCTCCGCTTCACCAAAGGTGAGAGAATCGAACGAGGCGAATCCTGTTCCCGTCGCCTCGGATSCCTCTCTGCATCCATGCAGGAAGGCGGGCAAAAGGGAAAACAGAACATCTTGTTTCTGGCGACACTCtgtcaggaag GACGCCGCTCCTGTTTCCAGGGAGGAAACGACTACGAAATCTTCAACGACCCRAGGACGATCGGCTTCACCGTCTACTCGCCCGAGAACACGGCCCGGCTCTGCCGCGAACTTTTCTTTGACTCGTCGCCGCGCCTCATCGCCATACCTCCGGCCAAAAACTCCACCGAACTGGACGGCAGCAGGAACATCGAGCGCAGACTTTTAATGAAGTGCTGA
- the LOC103468537 gene encoding aconitate hydratase, mitochondrial-like translates to MFVMRSQWVVLLYLSVKLCFEFCLLLFCCFFCRRDVKKGEKNTIVTSFNRNFTARNDANPATHAFVTSPEIVTALALAGTLSFNPETDYLTAPSGEKFKLEPPTGDELPSRDFDPGQDTYQHPPAESSXVQVDVSPSSTRLQLLEPFDKWNGRDLEDMRVLIKVKGKCTTDHISAAGPWLKFRGHLDNISNNLLIGAVNMENDAINKVKNQLTGEYGGIPDVAHSYKANGVXWVVVGDENYGEGSSREHAALEPRHLGGRAIIVKSFARIHETNLKKQGLLPLTFSNPDDYDRIRPDDTISITGLKSFAPGKPLTAVIKHCDGSQESVSLSHTFNETQIEWFKAGSALNRMKELQ, encoded by the exons atgtttgtgatg AGAAGTCAGTGggttgttttattgtatttatcgGTTAAGTtatgttttgagttttgtttgctcttgttttgttgttttttttgcaggagGGACGTTAAGAAAGGAGAGAAGAACACCATAGTGACGTCCTTCAACAGRAACTTCACTGCCAGGAATGATGCCAACCCGGCGACTCACGCTTTTGTAACTTCTCCTGAA ATCGTCACAGCTCTGGCTCTGGCCGGGACCCTCAGCTTCAACCCGGAGACCGACTACCTGACGGCCCCCAGCGGGGAGAAATTYAAGCTGGAACCTCCCACGGGCGACGAGCTCCCGTCCAGAGACTTTGACCCGGGCCAGGACACGTACCAGCACCCCCCTGCTGAGAGCTCCTYGGTCCAG GTAGACGTGAGCCCCTCCAGCACGCGTCTGCAGTTGTTGGAGCCTTTYGACAAGTGGAATGGGAGAGATCTGGAGGACATGAGGGTCCTCATCAAG GTTAAGGGAAAATGCACCACCGACCACATCAGCGCCGCCGGGCCCTGGCTGAAGTTCCGCGGCCAYCTGGACAACATCTCCAACAACCTGCTGATCGGCGCCGTCAACATGGAGAACGACGCCATCAACAAGGTGAAGAACCAGCTGACCGGGGAGTACGGCGGCATCCCCGATGTGGCTCACTCCTACAAG GCCAACGGCGTGAASTGGGTGGTGGTGGGAGATGAGAACTACGGGGAGGGATCCAGTCGGGAGCACGCCGCCCTGGAGCCGCGGCACCTGGGSGGACGCGCCATCATCGTCAAGAGCTTCGCCAGAATCCACG AGACCAATCTGAAGAAGCAAGGCCTGCTTCCTCTGACTTTCTCCAACCCCGACGACTACGACAGAATCCGCCCGGACGACACGATTTCAATCACCGGCCTCAAGTCCTTCGCTCCCGGGAAG CCGCTGACGGCCGTGATCAAGCACTGCGACGGGAGCCAGGAGTCCGTCTCCCTGAGCCACACCTTCAACGAGACGCAGATCGAGTGGTTCAAGGCTGGCTCGGCTCTCAACAGGATGAAGGAGCTGCAGTAG